In Choristoneura fumiferana chromosome 27, NRCan_CFum_1, whole genome shotgun sequence, the sequence aaatgaaatgaaatatttatttgctttagcacTATGTggatacttaaatagatatacatacttaatacataataaacacccaagattcgagaacaaacatgtttttcatacaaatatctgccccgactgggaatcgaacccgagaccaaTAACTTTAAATCTATTTCCCAGGTccactattataataattaatcaaacagagacggcaccaCAGATATGTCacttaaaatttatcaatgaatggtgGCCCGAAGTATTGTGTATGTGTCCTCACGTACGTCACCATGGAACCGGGAAGATATTACGATTTTCCTCGTTAATTAATGCGACGTCActatgacatttactgtgaaatggtccCATGGTAGCTGCATGAAAGTCTTTGaccgtacctacttataatattaacacTAAGAACAAACGCCGAATGTGTTTTAAAAAGCACAGTTTTAACGTGCCGTCCAAACCGCTTGCTTCTATTCCATGATAACAACATTTTGACgaccgaatggccaagtggttagagatcctgactacgTAGCTTGAGGTCCCATCTTCGATTCCCTGCcggggcatatatttgtatgaataatacgaatgattgttctcgggtcttggatgttcaatatgtatttaagtatgtatttatctgtataagtatgtttatcagttgcctagtatccatagctttgcttagtttgggactaggtcaattggtgtcagtcaagtgtcgcatgatatttatttatttatttttttgatcatcatcatcatcatcatatcagccatagaccgtccactgttggacgtaggcctcccccatagcaAGGGTGGATCCACCGTTGTgggcacgatgggcatgcccacaaccctaatattttataattaagattggtttttggaatttttgtgtattttttatttcaattccaaattttttgttagttttacggtcatcccgtaacccatatcgaaaatacaaactgaaatatagatgcatagaaaaatcttaatttgattgcttactaacgacatctcttgtccgggagagcggttagttccaatggggtgctgataGTTTCTCGATgggggctacagcatagatttcgctagtgtcgctgcttaagtgactaaataagaaaacaaacaagctgagatatgtggtgcataggagaaattcgtgtctgtatcactgtccagtggtggtctaggtgtatagcacgtggcacggaatgccgaggacctgggttcgattcccagcgctggtcttgtttttctggtttttctatgcatctatatttcagtttgtattttcctaatAGAATTGTAATGACACTTTTCGCAGGCAATCGAGATCGCTAGCCCAATGTCATGATGCACGGAAAAAAGGAAacacaaatcaaattaaaagtcGACCATGAGTCAGGATTGTTCATGGGCGAGTGCATacttcgactcgcacttgtctgATTTTCaggtcgaaaatacaaactgagacatggatgcacagaaaaaccagaaaaagagaccagcactgggaatcgaacccaggtcctcagcaatccgtgctgcttgctataacccctacaccactgctggacagaaatctagacacgattttttcctatgcatacatatctcaggttgcttatttgtACTATACTACTTaggcagcagcactagcgacatctatgttttcgtcGAGAGACTACGTCACATTCtctcggaactaaccgctcacccagacaagagatgtcgctactaagcagtcaaattatttcatttattattattatgattttcgggtggctgtgaccacaacctttttttAAGGCTGGATGCCtgccccatagacttccagtagCATCGGACGGAAGCGGCCTGATCCACcagcagctttaaccaggtcatgcACCTGTCTCTTTgataatgcaaataaaatagtatGATTCAAGACCAAAGGATAAATAACAATGAAGGCAAGTAAGTGAACTAGTTTTGCTCTACTGAAGCGGCTAAGGCTGAATTTTAAACGATGAAATTTCAATATGTTAAGGGGGCACTCCCACTAGGTGgcctgacgacatcgcgagagttcagatatagtgaataatgtatttccatcggAAAAAGTCAAATCTAAATCGGAGTACGATGGCACCCGAAgcgtcaatcaattatttcatACAATGAGTGATATTTTCATATCTATTATGaaaatggcgagttgtcgttcattgtggcgttccttagaacgccacaccTTGCCCTTGCCCTTAGGAGTCGcatttgttcaacagtggacgtcttctggccgATGAAGATAATGgacaaaataccacaaacgggacttatcacgctattattacacaagtaatatttacctcgacgtttcggcaacgttacagttgccgtggtcacgagtagactgaagtgtggggtgtcaagtctgccaaGACGATAATGGATCTGTGTAATTTTATGACATTGTAGTAGTAGTAGAGATTTGTATTgaacaaaaaggaaataaatataAGTTACAAACAGAAAAGTACAAGCACAAAGGCGGACTAATCCCTGAGGGAAACTCTGCCAGTCAACCATTGATATTGATAAGTttcaaacatagctaaaaactaCCGAAAGgcaactcgctttcacgtaaaaaaaaagaatcgaAATCGGTAATCCGTTTGTGCTGtttatataacacccctctttctgttgttattaaataaaattgtaaatctgtttaaaaaatatacctcgttgagtttcttgccgcattcttttcaacagaggcctttccgaaccggtggtagattttttgacattcatttagtgctttttatagcctaaattgaataaagatattttgactttgcaTCGGGGTTTAAAAAAAGTGTGTATCGCACGATGCCCTCTTAATAGGAATAATAAAACTAGTCTGACATTTCGCTCGGACCGCTGCCGTATTAAAGTCGCCTTTAATTATTGGAACCAGTATATTTATTGAAGAACAACTcacgtacctacttatctacATACACATCGAGTCCATTGACGTCTTTGAACTtaaggcccaacgtcctaaaAATTAGGGCATACGTCAAACAAGTACAgtgaataataatttattattattattacaaagttATGGgcaacacttaaaaaaaaaatataacaaaaaattaaaccgactacaaaaaacatgaacataattttctaccagtatgaagtcggtcggtgcctcagcacgagccagcaggagtggcacaattttaacattttattccaTACAAACCATGTCCTAACAATTACAAACATACTTACTATAGTAGCGAATAATTTCTTTTATAAAGAGCCGTAACAAAGGTTGTCTTTTCGCTGACTGCGGTAGTTAGGTGTTGTACCTACTTTCGGAAATTGATTTGTATATTATACTTCTAGATAGATTTAGTAGATTCCATTGCCCAAATGTTGCCCGGAAAGTGCTTAACAATAAGTGAAAATACATTGAAacggagaaaaaaaagttaaggtCATCGAACCCTTTCGTAACAAGAAAAAACAAGAAACACAATATTCAAACTTAATTACTCTCACCATTGAAAAAACCTAATTAAACGAACGCACGAATGCATTTATTACGCAACGCAAATGAACGCCCAAAAaccactcatcatcatcacgcgGGGGCTTATAGCTACCAAAATTCGAAATTTGTTTCGTTTCGTCTCGCTCATTCTCGTGTTAAACACTATAGCACGTGCAGGACGGCACCATACgtagttcgaattttgaacttcgtagCATAAGGCCAGAACATGGCGTCGATCATCTGTCAAAATGCGCGTTTCCTGCATTCTTCCCGCGCTcggctaagttttttttaatttatttttaaaaagcaaaGATCATCCAGTGTCCGGCCGGGTTGTTCTATATAGTTTATTATCGAACGATGCGATATAAAAGGGCAGAGAGGCGGGATGGGAGGCATCAGTAGCCTTCGAGACATCTCACGATGAGAGTTCTGGTCAGTAATCCCTTTgtgctttatatttatttattacttgtgCTTGGTATTGAGAAGTGCAGTTTTAACTAcagtgataaattaaaaaaaaatgtgcaatttatataaaaaaaaatgattttaattccATGGCGAAATAAGCGAAGACCACCTTTTCAAAACAAAAGTTTAGAAACATTAATACAATGTGACATTCGTCCATATTTTCCGAGGACTAGGTTGAAAAAAAAGGGAAATTTATCTAGAGATGCTTAAAATTAAGGGAATAAGTTCACCTTCGTACATGGTATATCAACGTTTGTCCattgtgtttatttctttatttattgcatacatacatattaccaAATCCATTCGCGATAGTACCTATGTACCTTgtgactaatttttttttgactctaaccccctgtttcaacatccattgattaaatttatttgacggataaatgtatgtgatgccgtctctgtttgttttgttcgaatagactaaaattaatcaacgggtggtaaaacagcccctaaataaatatactgtGCTTTTtatgatttccgttaacttcgataGAGGTTTCTATTTACGAATAGAGCCCATCGTATGTACCTACATCATCCTAGATGTACGCAagatgtacgccatcctagaacccaactgacgtcgcctgtcacgctacaaacatcaaccattttgctttacattgcttcttcgaatgaacttaaaagtgtaataaaaattaaaaaccaattatttttaaaagtcgctgaactaatgttgttcagtttgaggagttttgatctatgttttaattatttgctcatattaaagaccacacccggtataatataGATGTATTTTATGTcctatcgtattttatcggaaaagttcgtatttctcGTGCTCTCACAATTAGCTTACTGAAGCAGCTGAAACGGTTGTACGGTGGGTACTGActtttgacactaaataataaagttccatattaatttatatggaaatgacacttatttaatacaataattaattgaaactTCGGGCTCCATCGTATTCCGATTGTTTCGTCTCCAAAACATTACATAGTTTtctcaagtaaaaaaaaaaaataagattatttCAATAAACGACAAATCTTCCGCTTAGATCCTAATCTTAATTTTTAAAGATTTGAACGAATCTTTTTATCAAGCGTCTAAAATACCCACACTATTAGAAACTGCCTCAAAATGTGACCTATATTTTACAGATCCTGTCCGCGATCCTGGcgtgcgccgccgccgccccttCCGGCGCCATCCTGGCCGCCGTTCCCATCATACCAGCAGCCATCCCCACCTTATCACCAGGCGACCTCCAAGCCGCCGCCATCGACGCTAAAGTCAAAGCCGAGGACCAAGCCAGAGCCCTCGCCGACGAAGCCCGACTAGCAGCCGACCAAGCACGCGATGCCGCCGAATTGGCCATAGAAAACCAGAAGGTCCAAATAGAAGAGAACAACGACGGTGCTAAAGAAAAGAGCGAGGACTTATTCTGGAATGTAGAAGATAAAAAATGGCAAGCAGTAGACGCTGTCAAGACAGCTGAAGCCAAGATCGATGGAGATGTAGCGAGCAATGCTGGTGCGATTGCGAAATCGCTGACAGTACCCGTCGTTTCTCCTATCAACCCAATTCTTACTCCTTATGGGAACATTGTTTACGCGCCTGGTTTGATTCCATTGGCTCAACCGGAGATTAGTGACGAGAAGTTAGTGAAGAATGCTGATAATGAGCCTGCGAAAGAAGGTGAGAAGAAGGTTGAACCGCCGAAGTTGGAAGGCTTGGCGCTGGCGTCTCAGCCGCTTTTGGGGGCGCAGTGGGTAAGTGGGCCCGTAGCTATTTACCAGCCTGGTCTGGTCGGAGCTCCGATACCCCTGCAGCCTGTGTTGACCCCGGCAGTTGTCAAGCAATGGTAGAGCGATAATTTCTAGGCGGATTAATAAACGGTGATTTCTAATTTAGGCGTTTTATTGCAATCCCACTTTATAATAATACCTTAACTCGCTTTCGTGAGCGTTTGGGTAAAGTGTTATAACGTTTTTTCGATTtcattaagtataaataattattcaatCAGGCATTACGGCGCTTCAGAAACCTCGCGATGTTTCTTTTTTTGCTTGCAGATTGTTTACTGTTCTGTATTAACCTTCTATTTAGATTTTATAGCCTAAAAGCCAATAAACTCTCTACGAGCCTTAAAATAGCTTACGCACACTTGCAATACTACACAAATACGTAATTGTAGCCGCGGTATGCCAACTTGTTTCGTACTAATCTGTGGTCCTTAGTCGGAGTGTGCTCGAACTGAACTAAACGAGAATTCTTTTTAACTTAATGCTATTCCAAGTCACTAACTTAAACATACATTAGCCTACAAagaacggatttagatgaaaaatCTGGATACCGCAAGAAAAATTCTGTCTCACTCTTACCCGTAATGCTTACTCCAAACGGCCCGCCCACGATTATGTGCAAACAGCACTGCGGCGAgtgttttctctgttcattgcgtttGTAGTCAGGTAACCACTGTACAGCGAGCGTTTCGGCCACGCAATGTACAGAGAAAATGTTAATTGAACCGTAAGTCGCGCGGCACGACAGAATTTCGCTTGCGGCGTTTACGCTAGTAGGCGTTTTCCCAAGGGGCATTACAGACAGGCAAATAAACACCTtcaggtatgtatgtaaaaccGCATAGCTGCATAATGTCGCATTGAAGGCAGACAGCTGGTAGAGATGCAAATATTGTAATCAATCGAGACAGATGACATTGAAATGAGACATGTACAGTCTTCATCACAAATATGCCGTACATTGGTACAGTTAAAGTGTGCCCAAGAGCCGTAGTTCCCTCCTGGATCAGTACGGGGAAGAGCAGTGCTTATTATTACTTATGTCGGTGCAACCTGGACATCGGACAATGGTTTCCTGGCCAATTTATAGATCACTATCTGTAGCCCGCGACACcgtctgtgaagaattcgtttatcgctctatacaattttctgggataataACGACCCTATGTCTTTCATAGCATCTAACTATCTCCATATTAAATCATTATTGTAGGGACCCCTTTGGTAATTTGGGTaaatttagtagtaacttgtgcgCCATTTATTGGTGAAGTAGAATGATGAAACAATGtcgtgctaaggcaccgacttcaactGTCggttagaaaattattttcatggttttttgtagtcggttaaattgtttgttacatttttttattaatatcaaaaGCAAAAAAAGCTAGTGGCACccttcatcatcaccatatcagtCGTACGACGTTTACTATTGGAAATAGACCTTCGCCATTAgctagtataggtagtgccacgagagttgaagtgaatgatttcGCACATAtcaagaactgattgcataaaaggagaatgaatttaatgaatgaatgaatgtcaaaatcctgctgtcactACATGATGTTCTtatgtgcgtgacctcaactctcgtggcacagCACAACCTATATCACTATGGCAGCCTTAACATGAAGATAACCGAAGGCTATTCGTAACAAAGAACTCATAAAAAAGCAAACAAGAAAAACAAACTAAACTTCTTATACTTGCTAATTAGCGTAAAATAAACAGATAGACTATCTAACAGATAACTCATTAGATTTACGAGCTATGAACGCATCCAATATTGCATGCACCCCTGGTTACACAGCGCgataaaaatgaattattatctagtaaatatttcaggttataatttttaaagttagACATTTAATGTCGGTGTTACGGCAATGGGAACAGATACAAATGAATTGGATAAAGTAGTCCTTGTTGAAAATATGGTATGGACTTGCAACATATCTCACAGTCCTCTCAGTCTCACATTCCTTGAGACTGATCAAGCAACCAGGTGCAAGCAACCCTAGGAAACATTTCTTACCCTACCGTGTTGTTAACTCGTGGAATGCTCTTCCCGAACTTGTGATaagtgcaccttcagtgaacagttttaaaaatagacTAGACAAACACTTAAAAAAGAAAGACTAAAAACACAAGTGCAGTGATGTACAGGCATCAGTtctaagagctgctagtgtattatttcaataataataataataatattgaacaaCGTATTGAAGAACTAGTTTCCGAACCCAATATTATTGCAGAGACCAAAGCGTCCAGACTCCGGTGGGTCGGACACGTGGAAAGATTGGGAGAggatcgagccgtgaagagagcgtACCTACTTGGGACGACCCAGTGGACGTAGGCCGGATAGTCGTCCCAGGTACTGCAAtgctggagggacgaggtcctgaaagaccttttCGATCTCggggtcgaaggctggcaagagatggcctaggctgcggctccactgacgcggagacgagcggagcggagaggagacgtgtagggatggACCAATCATAATAGTTGAATacacatctcgtctccgcctcattgtcatcagacgtgtagggattggtcGATCACTACTCGTCTCCTCTCTGCTCCGCTCGTCTCCACCTCATTCGAGCCGCAGACTCAAGATTGTAAAGCGTGGCGAAATCTGGTGTTAGAGGCCAAGATCCATTATGGGTCACTGCGCCCTGACTGTAAGTAGCAGTAAGTAAGTATTGCAATGTACAATGCGCTTTTCGCACTTGAGAGATCGTCCCCACTCGTCCCTTCATGAGCCATGCTCTTGACCTTACTTACCATCGGTaggtaaatatattatttgttactCTATTTACAAGCTATTTACGGTAGGCTTACGGTAGGTACAGAGAAAGGGAACAGTGTGTAGGCAGATATTATCTTGTCCAATAAATGTGATTAGGAAAGGAGAATAATAATACTGATTAATGGCTACACTTGTTTTAAACACAAATCTCGTCAGTTAGCCCATTCGAACGTTCTCGAAAATTGAACCTAGTTCTAGGGCTACAAGAAACCTAACTAAGCATTTATATACCACTTGCACTGCACTATTATGTACAATAGGCCAACAGACAACCGAGAATGGCTGTAGCAGGCCATAGTTCGGGATCCAGCTGAGTCTTTTTTATAGTCGCCTGATTTTATCAAAACCCGTAAAAGTACTCAAGTATACTAAACATTTGGATAATAGGTTAGTTTCATGAACTATCTACTCTGattgaacacgtatttttttcttttgccaattacttaaacaaaaagtttttttttttttttatttgactggatggcaaacgagcaagtgggtctcctgatggtaagagatcaccaccgcccataaacatctgcaacaccaggggtattgcagatgcgttgccaacctagaggcctaagatgggatacctcaagtgccagtaatttcaccggctgtcttactctccacgccgaaacacaacagtgcaagcactgctgtttcacggcaggattagcgagcaagatggtggtagcaatccgggcggaccttgcacaaggtcctaccacctacaaaaGAAGAAAGTGGTGGGTGGTGGGTGGGGGGGGTTAAGTGGCgaagatatagccagttaaagtttgtttgtttgtttatactctttattgtacaaaaaagatAAGTAAAGGTAAAGGTTAAAGGTAAAGTTCCGCGAGACTTCACGCCGTGCGACACCTTTTATATCGCAGCGTGACATCACAAGCCCCCACTCTCAAActttgaaatattgacgttaaattattaaattgtgtTCTATGCATTATTCCCTATTATGCCTGTTGGTAAGCGTGTGGCAGCACATAAAGTAAACTCCAACCGGCTCACAGACTACATAAAACTAGAACGACTAGCATTTCACAAGGTCTAGAATAATCCCCGATATGTCAAGAATATGAGATATGATTAATAAAGGAAACTTATTAACAACTTCCTTAATTTGTTtagtaattattatgttttcTTTATAATCATATTCAGCTGCTTTGTAAAAGGTAAAGTTCGCCTTCGTTCACCCTTTCTGAATCATAATGAGATACAATTAAACCTATTAGGTAATAGGTATATCACAGGGTAGGCCGCTATATTAAAACGATTAGTACCTTGCAACACTTTAACTCTACTATCAATAATTAACCTCAACAACATTCACAAACAttatcataaataattatatcaacaaataaaatagctaccaaaatatattacaataacaataaagacacaataaagagtttacataatacatatatttacgAACGCTAAGTTAAGAAAATTTACAGGTAATTTTCCAGCTTTACACTTATAATAGGGTAACCCATGATGCTAAATGAAGAATTACTCAAGCGTTGTGGGGTCCTATTAGATTTTGTAGATAAGTTGATAGGAGGaagcaatagttatttgtgtcacaagggagcaaaatggtgtatttacggcgagggcgtacattgaatccagaatgtagcgaaggattctacaatagaatcatgagcgtagcgagggattctaaagtagaatcatgagcgtagcgagggattctaaagtagaatcctaagcgtaatgagggattcaagtgttaacgcccaagatgaaaataattttgctcccgtgtggctcatacaacttttcacaccgagcattaagaaacttgaaaaaaatatatctaaatatcattaaagaacaaccagcatagaaaa encodes:
- the LOC141443633 gene encoding pupal cuticle protein PCP52-like, which codes for MRVLILSAILACAAAAPSGAILAAVPIIPAAIPTLSPGDLQAAAIDAKVKAEDQARALADEARLAADQARDAAELAIENQKVQIEENNDGAKEKSEDLFWNVEDKKWQAVDAVKTAEAKIDGDVASNAGAIAKSLTVPVVSPINPILTPYGNIVYAPGLIPLAQPEISDEKLVKNADNEPAKEGEKKVEPPKLEGLALASQPLLGAQWVSGPVAIYQPGLVGAPIPLQPVLTPAVVKQW